Proteins from a genomic interval of Bos mutus isolate GX-2022 chromosome 15, NWIPB_WYAK_1.1, whole genome shotgun sequence:
- the LOC102282147 gene encoding olfactory receptor 52M1, producing the protein MLTFHNVCLAPSSFQLTGIPGLESLHIWLSIPFSSMYLVAVVGNATILAVVRVEHSLHQPMYFFLCMLAIIDLVLSTSTMPKLLGIFWFGAGDIGLDACFAQMFLIHCFATVESGIFLAMAFDRYVAICNPLHHTTVLTHTMVGRLGMAALCRGVLYIGPLPLMICLRLPLYKTCVISHSYCEHMAVVTLTCGDSRINNIYGLSIGFLVLILDSMAITASYVMIFRTVIGLSTPEARLKTLGTCGSHICAILIFYVPIAVSSLIHRFGHQVPPPIHTLLANFYLLIPPILNPIIYAVCTKQIRERLLQILKTETKIK; encoded by the coding sequence ATGCTCACTTTTCATAATGTCTGCTTAGCACCCAGTTCCTTCCAGCTGACTGGAATTCCAGGACTGGAGTCCCTGCATATCTGGCTCTCCATCCCCTTCAGCTCCATGTACCTGGTAGCTGTGGTGGGGAATGCCACCATTCTGGCTGTGGTAAGGGTGGAGCATAGCCTGCACCAGCCCATGTACTTCTTTCTGTGCATGTTGGCTATCATTGACCTGGTTCTGTCTACTTCCACTATGCCCAAACTGCTGGGGATATTCTGGTTTGGGGCTGGTGATATTGGGTTGGATGCCTGCTTCGCTCAGATGTTCCTCATTCACTGCTTTGCCACAGTGGAGTCAGGCATCTTCCTTGCCATGGCTTTTGACCGCTATGTAGCCatctgcaacccactccatcatACCACAGTGCTCACTCATACCATGGTGGGACGTTTGGGGATGGCTGCCCTCTGCCGGGGTGTCCTCTACATTGGACCCCTGCCTCTGATGATCTGCCTACGGCTGCCTCTTTACAAAACCTGTGTTATCTCCCACTCCTACTGTGAGCACATGGCTGTGGTCACCTTGACATGTGGTGACAGCAGGATCAACAATATCTATGGATTGAGCATTGGCTTTCTGGTCTTGATCCTGGACTCAATGGCCATTACTGCCTCCTATGTGATGATTTTCAGAACCGTGATAGGGCTGTCTACTCCTGAGGCCAGGCTGAAAACCCTGGGGACGTGTGGTTCCCACATCTGTGCTATCCTAATCTTTTATGTTCCCATTGCTGTTTCTTCCCTCATTCACCGATTTGGTCACCAGGTGCCCCCTCCAATCCACACCTTGCTGGCCAACTTCTACCTCCTTATTCCTCCAATCCTCAATCCTATTATCTATGCAGTCTGCACCAAGCAGATCCGGGAAAGGCTTCTCCAAATTCTCAAGACAGAAACTAAGATCAAATGA
- the LOC102282427 gene encoding olfactory receptor 52K1 has product MAASNITSTHPAAFLLVGIPGLEHLHVWISIPFCLAYTLALLGNCTLLFIIRGDAALHEPMYLFLAMLAIIDLVLSSTTLPKMLAIFWFRDREINFYACLVQMFFLHSFSIMESAVLLAMAFDRYVAICKPLHYSTILTGPLITKIGLAAVTRAVTLMTPLPFLIRRFHYCRGPVIAHCYCEHMAVVRLACGDTRFNNIYGLAVAMFIVVLDLLFVILSYIFILQAVLQLASHEARYKAFGTCVSHIGAILSTYTPVVISSVMHRVARRAAPHVHILLAIFYLLFPPMVNPIIYGVKTKQIRDHVLSLFWRKNV; this is encoded by the coding sequence ATGGCAGCCTCTAATATTACCTCAACCCATCCAGCTGCCTTCTTGTTGGTAGGAATTCCAGGTTTGGAGCACCTGCATGTCTGGATCTCCATTCCCTTCTGTCTTGCCTATACTTTGGCTCTTCTAGGCAACTGCACCCTTCTCTTCATTATTCGAGGTGATGCAGCCCTCCATGAGCCCATGTAcctctttttggccatgctagcGATCATTGATCTTGTCCTCTCTTCTACAACACTTCCCAAAATGCTGGCTATTTTTTGGTTTAGAGATCGAGAAATCAACTTCTATGCCTGTCTGGTCCAGATGTTCTTTCTCCACTCCTTCTCCATCATGGAGTCTGCAGTGCTGCTGGCCATGGCctttgaccgctatgtggccatctgcaagccactGCACTACAGCACCATCCTCACCGGGCCACTTATCACCAAGATCGGCTTGGCTGCTGTGACTCGGGCTGTGACACTAATGACTCCACTTCCCTTTCTGATCAGACGCTTCCACTACTGCCGAGGTCCAGTGATTGCCCACTGCTACTGTGAGCACATGGCCGTGGTAAGGCTGGCCTGCGGGGACACTCGCTTCAACAACATCTATGGCCTTGCTGTGGCCATGTTCATAGTAGTGTTGGACCTGCTCTTTGTTATTCTGTCTTATATCTTCATCCTCCAGGCGGTTCTACAGCTTGCCTCTCATGAGGCCCGCTACAAGGCCTTTGGGACCTGTGTGTCCCACATAGGTGCTATCTTGTCCACCTACACACCTGTGGTCATCTCCTCAGTGATGCACCGTGTGGCTCGGCGGGCTGCCCCGCATGTCCACATACTGCTTGCtatcttttatcttcttttcccaCCCATGGTCAACCCCATCATCTATGGTGTCAAGACCAAGCAGATTCGTGATCATGTGCTGAGTCTATTCTGGAGGAAGAATGTATag